The following proteins are encoded in a genomic region of Bradyrhizobium sp. SK17:
- a CDS encoding helix-turn-helix domain-containing protein, whose protein sequence is MEWSTRPARPDQPFGSWADDLAAAFVRLEPRRIAGESFAGAISKVDAAPVQISQVTASGHTVVRLPSHIAASTDDLCFVNLQLEGLGRTSQRGHEQICAPGDLAVADTTQPFEIAHRRDFRLFCFAVPRRLLPDALFDRPRLGLSATETGRTLSRTLASYAELCLNGRQRATTSTMIGTHIAELIAHAPDILTDMPAERVHTPVLLSMMLDHIARRSDDPDLGALALATQFHCSERYVHRLFATTGRSVGEHVNAERIAVCTRALLDRNSAHRTIAEIAFAAGFRDISHFNRLFKRHNGLAPREFRRTALS, encoded by the coding sequence ATGGAATGGTCGACCAGGCCGGCCCGTCCGGACCAGCCTTTCGGAAGTTGGGCCGACGACCTCGCGGCTGCTTTCGTGCGGCTGGAGCCGCGCCGGATCGCCGGGGAGTCCTTTGCAGGCGCGATCTCCAAGGTCGATGCCGCTCCGGTTCAGATCTCCCAGGTCACTGCGAGCGGACACACCGTGGTCCGGCTCCCGTCGCACATCGCCGCAAGCACCGACGATCTCTGCTTTGTCAATCTCCAGCTTGAAGGCCTGGGACGGACCTCGCAGCGCGGCCACGAGCAGATCTGCGCACCCGGCGACCTTGCGGTTGCGGATACGACCCAGCCGTTCGAGATCGCCCATCGCCGCGATTTCAGACTGTTCTGCTTCGCCGTGCCGCGACGCCTGTTGCCTGATGCGCTGTTCGATCGACCGCGCCTCGGCCTGTCGGCGACCGAAACCGGCCGCACGCTGTCCCGGACGCTGGCGAGCTACGCCGAGCTCTGCCTCAATGGCCGCCAGCGCGCAACGACCTCGACGATGATCGGCACGCACATCGCCGAGCTGATCGCGCACGCGCCGGACATCCTCACCGACATGCCGGCGGAGCGCGTGCATACGCCCGTGCTGCTGTCGATGATGCTAGATCATATCGCCCGCCGCAGCGACGACCCCGATCTCGGCGCGCTCGCGCTCGCCACGCAATTCCACTGCTCCGAGCGTTACGTGCACCGCCTGTTTGCGACCACCGGCCGCTCGGTGGGCGAGCACGTCAACGCGGAGCGGATTGCCGTATGCACGCGTGCGCTGCTCGATCGCAACTCCGCCCACAGGACCATCGCCGAGATCGCCTTTGCGGCGGGCTTCCGCGACATCTCGCATTTCAACCGCCTGTTCAAGCGCCACAATGGCTTGGCCCCCCGCGAGTTTCGCCGAACCGCCTTGAGCTGA
- the metE gene encoding 5-methyltetrahydropteroyltriglutamate--homocysteine S-methyltransferase: MSTNLSSLPVTTLGTPRIGPRRELKLALESFWSGASSQQALIDTGIGLRAANWARQKKLGVSVIPSNDFSFYDQVLDTSVMVGAIPAIYGWSGGPVPLATYFAMARGAQGDTHDASCGHAHHGHGHGVPAQEMTKWFDTNYHYMVPELSKDQQFTLASRKPIEEYEEAKALGYQTRPVLVGPVTFLKLAKSKDVSFEPLSLLDRLLPVYIEVLRELAKRGADWVQIDEPCLVLDLDDAARNALRHAYAEIAKAVPQVKIMLASYFGSLGANRDTAFALPVAGLHFDLVRAPEQLDDLARLPADRVVSLGVLDGRNIWRADLSKLLDRLEPVVAKLGKDRVQIAPSCSMLHVPIDLALEAKLDAEVKSWLAFSVQKIEELAALGTALAAGRASIADALKASDAAAAARKTSPRIHDPKVASRLAAVDAAMRCRASPFEERADVQHARFNLPAFPTTTIGSFPQTPEIRKARAAHAKGSLSDANYKTFLREQTAETVRWQETIGLDVLVHGEFERNDMVQYFGEQLAGFVFTEHAWVQSYGSRYVRPPILFGDVSRPKPMTVEWWQYAQSLTKRPMKAMLTGPVTILNWSFVRDDIPRSEACRQIALAIRDEVTDLETAGAGMIQIDEAALREGLPLRRSEWTTYLDWAVECFRICSSGVRDETQIHTHMCYSEFNDIIDAIGAMDADVISIETSRSKMELLDAFRNYRYPNEIGPGVYDIHSPRVPEVTEMTELLKLARERLTDGQLWINPDCGLKTRKWDEVRPALVNMVAAARELRELA, from the coding sequence ATGTCTACCAATCTCTCCTCTCTTCCGGTTACCACACTCGGCACGCCGCGGATCGGTCCGCGGCGCGAACTCAAGCTCGCGCTCGAAAGCTTCTGGTCCGGCGCGTCAAGCCAGCAGGCGTTGATCGACACCGGTATCGGATTGCGCGCCGCCAATTGGGCGCGCCAGAAGAAGCTCGGCGTCTCGGTGATCCCGTCGAACGATTTCTCGTTCTACGACCAGGTACTCGACACCTCGGTGATGGTCGGCGCGATTCCCGCGATCTATGGCTGGAGCGGCGGTCCAGTACCGCTTGCCACCTACTTCGCGATGGCGCGCGGCGCGCAGGGCGACACACACGACGCGTCGTGCGGCCACGCCCATCACGGCCACGGTCATGGCGTACCGGCGCAGGAAATGACCAAATGGTTCGACACCAACTATCACTACATGGTGCCTGAGCTGTCGAAGGATCAGCAGTTCACCCTCGCCTCGCGCAAGCCGATCGAGGAATATGAGGAAGCCAAGGCGCTTGGCTACCAGACCCGCCCGGTGCTGGTCGGTCCGGTCACCTTCCTCAAGCTCGCCAAAAGCAAGGACGTCAGCTTCGAGCCGCTGTCGCTGCTCGACCGGCTGCTGCCGGTTTACATCGAGGTGCTGCGCGAGCTCGCCAAGCGCGGCGCCGATTGGGTGCAGATCGACGAGCCTTGCCTGGTGCTCGATCTCGACGATGCCGCGCGCAATGCGCTGCGCCACGCCTATGCCGAGATCGCCAAGGCGGTACCGCAGGTCAAGATCATGCTGGCGAGCTATTTCGGCAGCCTCGGCGCGAACCGCGACACGGCCTTCGCGCTTCCGGTCGCCGGCCTGCATTTCGATCTGGTCCGCGCGCCGGAGCAACTCGACGATCTTGCCCGGCTACCGGCCGACCGCGTCGTCTCGCTCGGAGTGCTCGACGGCCGCAACATCTGGCGCGCCGATCTGAGCAAGCTGCTCGACCGGCTCGAACCTGTGGTCGCCAAGCTCGGCAAGGACCGGGTGCAGATCGCACCCTCCTGCTCGATGCTGCATGTGCCGATCGATCTCGCACTCGAAGCCAAGCTCGATGCCGAGGTGAAGAGCTGGCTCGCCTTTTCGGTGCAGAAGATCGAGGAACTGGCCGCGCTCGGGACCGCGCTTGCCGCCGGCCGCGCGTCGATCGCGGATGCGCTGAAGGCCTCCGATGCAGCCGCCGCCGCGCGCAAGACCTCGCCGCGGATTCACGATCCGAAGGTGGCGAGCCGCCTTGCTGCCGTCGACGCCGCGATGCGCTGCCGCGCCAGCCCGTTCGAAGAACGGGCCGACGTTCAGCATGCCCGCTTCAACCTGCCCGCGTTCCCGACCACCACCATCGGCTCGTTCCCGCAGACGCCGGAGATCCGCAAGGCCCGCGCCGCGCATGCCAAGGGCAGCTTGAGCGACGCCAACTACAAGACCTTCCTGCGGGAGCAGACCGCCGAGACCGTGCGCTGGCAGGAAACCATCGGCCTCGACGTGCTGGTGCATGGCGAGTTCGAGCGCAACGACATGGTGCAGTATTTCGGCGAGCAGCTCGCCGGCTTCGTGTTCACCGAGCACGCCTGGGTGCAGTCCTACGGCTCGCGCTATGTCCGGCCGCCGATCCTGTTCGGCGATGTGTCGCGTCCGAAGCCAATGACGGTCGAGTGGTGGCAGTATGCGCAGTCGCTGACCAAGCGGCCGATGAAGGCGATGCTGACCGGGCCGGTCACCATCCTGAACTGGTCGTTCGTCCGCGACGACATCCCGCGCAGCGAGGCCTGCCGGCAGATCGCGCTGGCGATCCGCGACGAGGTCACCGACCTCGAGACGGCCGGCGCCGGCATGATCCAGATCGACGAGGCGGCGCTGCGCGAAGGCCTGCCACTGCGTCGCTCGGAGTGGACAACCTATCTCGACTGGGCGGTGGAGTGCTTCCGCATCTGCTCGTCCGGCGTCCGCGACGAGACCCAGATCCACACCCATATGTGCTACTCCGAGTTCAACGACATCATCGACGCGATCGGCGCGATGGATGCCGACGTGATCTCGATCGAGACCTCGCGCTCGAAGATGGAGTTGCTGGATGCGTTCCGGAACTATCGCTATCCGAACGAGATCGGTCCCGGCGTCTACGACATCCACTCGCCGCGGGTGCCCGAGGTGACCGAGATGACCGAGCTGCTCAAGCTGGCACGGGAGCGCCTGACCGACGGCCAGCTCTGGATCAATCCGGATTGCGGCCTGAAGACCCGCAAATGGGATGAGGTCCGCCCGGCCCTCGTCAACATGGTCGCCGCGGCCCGCGAGTTGCGCGAGCTGGCCTAG
- a CDS encoding ribonucleoside-diphosphate reductase subunit alpha yields the protein MSLSLDRETKPASLILLRPEALAAPEAAPPMQVIRRNGTVSRFDASKISVAMTKAFLAVEGHTAAASRRVHEIVEQLTAEVVTALSRRMSEGRTFHIEDVQDQVELALMRSEHHKVARAYVLYRDERTRQRAEQDAAKAVAKPAAGPTIHVTLPNGSKVPLDHARLALIINEACAGLDGVDAAPVVAETQRNIYDGISQDELALASVMAARTLVEQEPNYTYVSARLLLDKLRTEVLSYVLEVPTSASQADMASRYAEYFPAYIKTGIKTELLDAELGRFDLARLAAALKPERDLSFQFLGLQTLYDRYFLHVRGNRIELPQAFFMRVAMGLALREIDREGRAIEFYNLLSSFDFMASTPTLFNSGTQRPQLSSCFLTTVADDLDGIFKSVKDNALLAKYSGGLGNDWTRVRGLGAHIKGTNGESQGVVPFLKVANDTAIAVNQGGKRKGAVCAYLETWHVDIEEFLDLRKNTGDDRRRTHDMNTANWVPDLFMQRVEADGEWTLFSPDETPDLHDLYGKPFAERYAHYEAKAARGEMRVFKQIRAVDLWRKMLTMLFETGHPWITFKDPCNLRSPQRHAGVIHSSNLCTEITLNTSDDETAVCNLGSINLANHIQDGKLDDARLKATVTTAMRMLDNVIDINFYTIPEARRSNLRHRPVGLGLMGFQDALHALRIAVASDAAVAFADLSMEAISYHAIWASSDLAAERGRYPSFEGSLWSQGILPIDSIDFVADARGGVAMDRASTRDWPTLRARVTSVGMRNSNVMAIAPTATISNICGVAQSIEPAYQNLYVKSNMSGDFTVVNDYLVRDLKARGLWDEVMVNDLKYFDGSVGSIDRIPDDLKALYATAFEIDSSWLLEAAARRQKWIDQAQSLNLYIANPSGKKLDALYRLAWSLGLKTTYYLRSRSATHVEKSTLKGTDGKLNAVSSVALASPAPDLSGAIACSIDNPDCEACQ from the coding sequence ATGTCTCTCTCTCTCGATCGCGAAACAAAGCCAGCGTCACTTATCCTGCTGCGTCCGGAAGCGCTTGCCGCGCCGGAAGCCGCGCCGCCGATGCAGGTGATCCGCCGCAACGGCACGGTGTCGAGATTCGACGCCAGCAAGATCTCGGTGGCGATGACCAAAGCGTTCCTGGCGGTCGAGGGGCACACCGCCGCCGCGTCGCGCCGGGTGCATGAGATCGTCGAGCAGCTCACCGCCGAGGTCGTCACCGCGCTGTCGCGGCGCATGAGCGAGGGCCGCACCTTCCACATCGAGGACGTGCAGGACCAGGTCGAGCTTGCGCTGATGCGCAGCGAGCACCACAAGGTGGCGCGGGCCTATGTGCTGTATCGCGACGAACGCACCAGGCAGCGTGCCGAGCAGGACGCGGCAAAGGCTGTTGCCAAGCCCGCGGCCGGTCCGACCATTCACGTCACGCTGCCCAATGGCAGCAAGGTGCCGCTCGACCACGCGCGGCTGGCGCTGATCATCAACGAGGCCTGCGCCGGCCTCGACGGCGTCGATGCGGCGCCCGTGGTCGCCGAGACCCAGCGCAACATCTATGACGGCATCAGCCAGGATGAGCTGGCGCTCGCCTCCGTGATGGCCGCCCGCACCCTGGTGGAGCAGGAGCCGAACTACACCTATGTCAGCGCGCGCCTGTTGCTCGACAAGCTGCGCACCGAGGTGCTGTCCTATGTGCTTGAGGTGCCGACCAGCGCCTCGCAGGCCGACATGGCAAGCCGCTATGCCGAGTACTTCCCGGCCTATATCAAGACCGGGATCAAGACCGAACTGCTCGACGCCGAACTCGGCCGCTTCGACCTGGCGCGGCTCGCCGCGGCGCTGAAGCCCGAGCGCGATCTGTCGTTCCAATTCCTCGGCTTGCAAACGCTGTACGACCGTTATTTCCTGCATGTCCGCGGCAACCGCATCGAGCTGCCGCAGGCGTTCTTCATGCGCGTCGCGATGGGCCTGGCGCTGCGTGAGATCGACCGCGAGGGTCGCGCGATCGAGTTCTACAATCTGTTGTCGTCGTTCGACTTCATGGCCTCGACGCCGACATTGTTCAATTCCGGCACCCAGCGGCCGCAGCTCTCGTCGTGCTTCCTGACCACCGTGGCCGACGATCTCGACGGCATCTTCAAGTCGGTCAAGGACAACGCGCTGCTGGCGAAATATTCCGGCGGGCTCGGCAATGACTGGACCCGCGTCCGCGGGCTCGGCGCGCACATCAAGGGCACCAATGGCGAGAGCCAGGGCGTGGTGCCGTTCCTCAAGGTCGCCAACGATACCGCGATCGCGGTCAACCAGGGCGGCAAGCGCAAGGGCGCGGTCTGCGCCTATCTCGAGACCTGGCATGTCGACATCGAGGAATTCCTCGATCTGCGCAAGAACACCGGCGACGACCGCCGCCGCACCCACGACATGAACACCGCGAACTGGGTGCCGGATCTGTTCATGCAGCGCGTCGAGGCCGACGGCGAATGGACGCTGTTCTCACCTGACGAGACGCCGGATTTGCACGATCTCTACGGCAAGCCGTTCGCCGAGCGCTACGCCCATTACGAGGCCAAGGCCGCGCGCGGCGAGATGCGGGTGTTCAAGCAGATTCGCGCCGTCGATCTCTGGCGCAAGATGCTGACCATGCTGTTCGAGACCGGTCATCCCTGGATCACCTTCAAGGACCCGTGCAATCTGCGCTCGCCGCAGCGCCATGCCGGCGTGATCCATTCCTCGAACCTCTGCACCGAGATCACGCTCAACACCTCGGACGACGAGACCGCGGTGTGCAATCTGGGCTCGATCAACCTCGCCAACCACATTCAGGACGGCAAGCTCGACGACGCCAGGCTGAAGGCGACGGTGACGACCGCGATGCGGATGCTCGACAACGTCATCGACATCAATTTCTACACCATCCCGGAGGCGCGCCGCTCCAATCTGCGGCATCGCCCGGTCGGTCTCGGCCTGATGGGCTTCCAGGATGCGCTGCATGCGCTGCGGATCGCGGTGGCGTCGGACGCGGCGGTTGCCTTCGCCGACCTCAGCATGGAGGCGATCTCCTACCATGCGATCTGGGCCTCCAGCGATCTCGCCGCCGAGCGCGGCCGCTATCCCTCGTTCGAGGGCTCGCTGTGGAGCCAGGGCATCCTGCCGATCGATTCGATCGACTTCGTTGCCGACGCCCGCGGCGGTGTCGCGATGGATCGCGCCTCGACCCGTGACTGGCCGACGCTGCGCGCCCGCGTCACGTCGGTCGGCATGCGCAACTCCAACGTGATGGCGATCGCGCCGACGGCGACGATCTCCAACATCTGCGGCGTCGCGCAGTCGATCGAGCCCGCCTACCAGAATCTCTATGTCAAATCCAACATGTCCGGCGACTTCACGGTGGTGAACGACTATCTGGTGCGCGACCTCAAGGCGCGCGGGCTGTGGGACGAGGTGATGGTCAACGACCTCAAATATTTCGACGGCAGCGTCGGCTCGATCGACCGCATCCCGGACGATCTCAAGGCGCTCTACGCGACCGCGTTCGAGATCGACTCAAGCTGGCTGCTCGAGGCCGCGGCGCGGCGGCAGAAGTGGATCGACCAGGCGCAGTCGCTCAACCTCTATATCGCCAATCCTTCCGGCAAGAAGCTCGATGCGCTGTATCGTCTGGCCTGGTCGCTGGGACTGAAGACCACCTACTACCTGCGTTCGCGCAGCGCGACCCATGTCGAGAAGTCGACGCTGAAGGGCACCGACGGCAAGCTCAACGCGGTGTCGTCGGTGGCGCTGGCATCACCGGCGCCGGATTTGTCGGGTGCGATCGCCTGCTCGATCGACAATCCCGACTGCGAAGCCTGCCAGTAA
- a CDS encoding ribonucleotide-diphosphate reductase subunit beta, protein MLDWSETTATAKKAPPPVMAVSAASTEAAGLGTIDRHGGRVSVDEKRMINCRADVNQLLPLKYKWAWEKYLAGCNNHWMPTEVSMQADIALWKSRDGLTEDERRAIKRNLGFFAASESLVANNIVLAIYRHLTNPECRQYLLRQAFEEAVHTHTFQYIVESLGLDEGELFNMYREVPSITDKAAWAIKHTQHLDDPDFKTGTPAADQAFLRDLVAFYVIFEGMWFYTGFAQILSLGRRNKMVGIAEQYQYILRDESIHLNFGIDVINQIKIENPHLWTSAFQDEIRGMIREAAELEAAYGRDTMPRGFLGLNAVLCEQYMHFIANRRCAQIGLTPVFAEAENPFPWMSEAMDLKKEKNFFETRVIEYQNGGALSWD, encoded by the coding sequence ATGCTCGACTGGTCAGAGACCACAGCCACCGCCAAGAAGGCACCGCCACCTGTCATGGCTGTGTCTGCCGCATCGACCGAGGCCGCCGGCCTCGGCACCATCGACCGCCATGGCGGCCGCGTCTCGGTCGACGAGAAGCGGATGATCAACTGCCGCGCCGACGTCAACCAGCTGCTGCCGCTGAAATACAAATGGGCGTGGGAGAAATACCTCGCCGGCTGCAACAATCACTGGATGCCGACCGAGGTCTCGATGCAGGCCGACATCGCGCTGTGGAAGTCGCGCGACGGTCTCACCGAGGACGAGCGCCGCGCCATCAAGCGAAATCTCGGCTTCTTCGCGGCGTCGGAAAGCCTGGTCGCCAACAACATCGTGCTGGCGATCTACCGCCATCTCACCAACCCGGAGTGCCGGCAATATCTGTTGCGCCAGGCTTTCGAGGAAGCGGTGCATACCCACACCTTCCAGTACATCGTCGAAAGCCTCGGCCTCGATGAGGGCGAGCTGTTCAACATGTACCGCGAGGTGCCGTCGATCACCGACAAGGCGGCATGGGCGATCAAGCACACCCAGCATCTCGACGATCCCGACTTCAAGACCGGCACGCCGGCTGCCGACCAGGCGTTCCTGCGCGACCTCGTCGCGTTCTACGTGATCTTCGAGGGCATGTGGTTCTACACCGGCTTCGCGCAGATCCTGTCGCTCGGCCGCCGCAACAAGATGGTCGGGATCGCGGAGCAGTATCAGTACATCCTGCGCGACGAGAGCATTCACCTGAACTTCGGCATCGACGTCATCAACCAGATCAAGATCGAGAATCCGCACCTGTGGACGTCGGCGTTCCAGGACGAGATCCGCGGCATGATCCGCGAGGCGGCCGAGCTCGAGGCCGCTTACGGTCGCGATACGATGCCGCGCGGCTTCCTCGGGCTGAATGCCGTGCTGTGCGAGCAGTACATGCACTTCATCGCCAACCGGCGCTGCGCCCAGATCGGGCTGACGCCGGTGTTCGCGGAAGCCGAGAACCCGTTCCCATGGATGTCGGAAGCGATGGACCTGAAGAAGGAGAAGAACTTCTTCGAGACCCGCGTGATCGAATACCAGAACGGCGGCGCGCTGAGCTGGGATTGA